One segment of Thermodesulfovibrio sp. 3907-1M DNA contains the following:
- the nrfD gene encoding NrfD/PsrC family molybdoenzyme membrane anchor subunit, with protein sequence MRNNSWFREKIFLGMSFKEYVSKHATLPFFIAFLILAFSFYSMVYRLLYGLGPATNLSDTYPWGLWISFDILAGIALAAPGLTVGTAVYLFGLKDYKHFARAAILSSLLGYVFAVFALMFDLGRYYRVPYVIGWSWGLNSILFLIAWHFFLYIIICLIEWFPAFFEWIGREKLREFFSKLGIWATVFGVIIAGGHQSALGGLFLIAPTKVHPLWYSALLPLFFLISAVFAGISMVIIESTISHRVFKEHIKNFDEEEFNRKTLGLAKALVVSLFVYLILKILDLAHYDNWHYLITGYGYWYLFEVCGFVLLPALVLINAIKTKNAKIVRVTAFGIAFGVILNRFNVSLIAYNWYIPLSEKYYPTWMEVALSSGVVILIILFYRFIVRRMAILS encoded by the coding sequence ATGAGAAACAATAGCTGGTTTAGAGAAAAAATATTTCTGGGCATGAGCTTTAAAGAGTATGTTTCAAAACATGCTACACTGCCATTTTTCATTGCCTTTTTAATTCTTGCCTTTTCTTTTTATTCAATGGTTTACAGGCTTCTTTATGGACTTGGTCCTGCAACAAACCTTTCTGATACATATCCATGGGGATTGTGGATTAGCTTTGACATTCTTGCAGGAATTGCTCTTGCTGCACCGGGACTTACAGTGGGCACAGCAGTCTATCTTTTTGGATTAAAAGACTATAAACACTTTGCCAGAGCTGCAATTCTTTCAAGCCTGCTTGGTTATGTTTTTGCAGTCTTTGCCTTGATGTTTGATCTTGGTAGATACTACCGTGTTCCCTATGTAATTGGCTGGTCATGGGGATTAAATTCAATACTGTTTCTCATTGCATGGCATTTTTTCTTGTATATTATCATTTGCCTTATTGAGTGGTTTCCTGCATTTTTTGAATGGATTGGCAGGGAGAAATTGAGAGAATTTTTCTCAAAGCTTGGAATCTGGGCAACTGTATTCGGTGTAATCATTGCTGGTGGACATCAGTCAGCTCTTGGAGGATTGTTTCTTATTGCACCAACAAAAGTGCATCCTCTCTGGTATTCGGCATTACTGCCGTTGTTTTTCCTCATCTCTGCAGTCTTTGCTGGAATTTCAATGGTTATAATTGAAAGCACCATTTCTCATAGAGTTTTTAAAGAACACATAAAAAATTTTGATGAAGAGGAGTTTAATAGAAAAACACTGGGGCTTGCTAAGGCTCTGGTTGTATCGCTTTTTGTATATTTAATTCTTAAAATTCTTGACCTTGCCCATTATGATAACTGGCATTATTTAATTACTGGTTATGGCTACTGGTATCTTTTTGAAGTTTGTGGCTTTGTATTGCTTCCTGCTTTAGTTCTAATAAATGCAATAAAAACAAAAAATGCGAAAATAGTTAGAGTAACAGCCTTTGGAATTGCTTTTGGAGTAATACTTAATCGTTTTAATGTAAGCCTGATTGCCTACAACTGGTACATTCCTCTTTCTGAGAAATACTATCCTACTTGGATGGAAGTGGCACTTTCCTCAGGAGTGGTCATCTTAATAATTCTGTTTTACAGATTCATTGTAAGGAGAATGGCTATTCTTTCGTAA
- a CDS encoding hemolysin family protein — MNEIFLIILLIILNGLFAASEIGVVTLRRSKLKQLIEEKNPNAEIVQKFKENPDKFLATIQVGITLIGSLASALAGAYAVKNIKPLIEALPFSFLRVSAEAISIAVVVILVTYFMVIVGELIPKSIALYHPDWISLKTAKFIDRFSKLTFIFVKILTVSTNFLLKPFGLKAFSERGFVSQEELKLLIEEGEQKGIFEPEERQLIHSAFSFSEITVKEIMVPAPQMVTVSIYMSIDEIKEIIMDEKFSRYPALGKDLNDIRGILHAKDFYNALIKNSETIDIKRLLKPPMFVPETMKINILLKEMQKKRVHMAVVVDEYGVVTGLVTLEDILEELVGEIRDEYDTEMPVITLPDGSMLIDATISIRDLKEDYGIEIEESEDYDTLGGFILTALQRIPRVGDTVNVDGKTFKVVEMIGQRISKIRYEKIFTKE; from the coding sequence ATGAATGAGATTTTTTTAATAATTCTTCTTATCATTTTGAATGGCCTCTTTGCTGCCAGTGAAATCGGAGTTGTTACATTAAGAAGATCAAAGCTTAAACAGCTTATTGAAGAAAAAAATCCAAATGCTGAAATAGTTCAAAAATTCAAGGAAAATCCTGATAAATTCTTAGCAACTATTCAGGTTGGAATTACTCTAATAGGAAGCCTGGCCTCAGCTCTGGCAGGTGCATATGCAGTAAAAAACATAAAGCCTTTGATTGAGGCATTACCATTCAGTTTCCTTAGAGTTTCTGCAGAAGCAATATCTATCGCTGTAGTTGTAATTCTGGTTACATATTTTATGGTAATAGTGGGTGAACTAATTCCAAAATCCATTGCTCTTTACCATCCTGACTGGATAAGCTTAAAAACTGCAAAATTTATTGATAGATTCTCAAAGTTAACCTTTATTTTTGTAAAAATTCTAACAGTGAGCACAAACTTTCTTCTTAAACCATTTGGACTTAAGGCATTCTCTGAGAGAGGATTTGTTTCACAGGAAGAGTTAAAACTTTTAATTGAAGAAGGAGAACAAAAGGGTATATTTGAACCTGAAGAACGACAGCTTATCCATAGTGCATTCAGCTTCAGTGAAATAACAGTTAAAGAAATAATGGTTCCAGCTCCTCAAATGGTTACTGTTAGCATTTACATGAGCATTGATGAAATTAAAGAAATTATTATGGATGAAAAGTTTTCAAGATATCCTGCTCTTGGTAAGGATCTCAATGACATTAGAGGAATACTTCATGCAAAGGATTTCTATAATGCACTCATTAAAAATTCTGAAACCATAGATATAAAAAGACTTCTTAAACCTCCCATGTTTGTGCCTGAAACGATGAAAATAAACATACTGCTTAAAGAAATGCAGAAAAAAAGAGTTCACATGGCAGTGGTTGTTGATGAATACGGTGTTGTAACAGGGCTCGTAACACTTGAAGACATTCTTGAAGAGCTTGTAGGTGAGATAAGGGATGAATATGATACTGAAATGCCTGTAATTACACTTCCCGATGGTTCAATGCTTATTGATGCTACAATTTCCATAAGAGATTTAAAAGAAGACTACGGAATTGAAATTGAAGAATCAGAAGATTACGATACTCTTGGAGGATTTATTCTTACCGCTCTTCAAAGAATTCCCCGTGTTGGTGACACTGTAAATGTTGATGGTAAAACTTTTAAAGTTGTTGAAATGATTGGACAGAGAATATCAAAAATAAGATATGAAAAAATTTTTACGAAAGAATAG
- a CDS encoding isocitrate/isopropylmalate dehydrogenase family protein — protein MYNITLIPGDGIGPEISEAMKKVVEATGVKINWEIQNAGEDVYLKEGNPLPERVIDSIKKNKIAIKGPITTPVGTGFRSVNVTLRQALDLYACVRPCKSFKGARTKYENIDLVIVRENTEDLYAGVEFKKGEPETLDLIKFIEEKTTKKIRQDSGISIKPISVFGTERIVRFAFEYARKNGRKKVTAVHKANIMKYSDGLFLEVARDVAARYPDIEFEDKIVDNMCMQLVQKPELYDVLVLPNLYGDIISDLAAGLIGGLGLAPGANIGDEYAVFEPTHGSAPKYKGLNKVNPFAIILSAVMMLRHLGEFDAANKIEKAVAEIIEEGKFVTYDMKTPDDPNPPVGTQEVAEALVKKIKS, from the coding sequence ATGTACAATATCACGCTTATTCCAGGAGATGGAATTGGACCTGAAATCTCTGAGGCAATGAAAAAAGTTGTTGAAGCAACAGGAGTAAAGATCAACTGGGAAATTCAGAATGCAGGAGAAGACGTTTATTTAAAAGAGGGGAATCCTCTTCCTGAAAGGGTGATAGATTCAATCAAAAAAAATAAAATTGCCATAAAAGGACCAATAACAACACCTGTTGGAACAGGTTTCAGAAGCGTAAATGTCACTCTCAGACAGGCTCTTGACCTTTATGCATGTGTAAGACCCTGCAAGAGCTTTAAAGGTGCAAGAACAAAATATGAAAATATTGATCTTGTTATAGTAAGAGAAAACACAGAAGACCTTTATGCTGGAGTGGAGTTTAAAAAAGGTGAGCCTGAAACACTGGATTTGATAAAATTTATTGAAGAAAAAACGACCAAAAAAATCAGGCAGGACTCTGGAATAAGTATTAAACCAATCTCAGTTTTCGGAACAGAAAGAATTGTCCGTTTTGCCTTTGAGTATGCAAGAAAAAATGGTAGAAAGAAGGTTACCGCTGTTCATAAAGCAAATATCATGAAGTACAGTGATGGGCTTTTTCTTGAAGTGGCAAGAGATGTGGCAGCCCGATATCCAGACATAGAGTTTGAGGACAAGATTGTTGACAACATGTGTATGCAGCTTGTTCAGAAGCCTGAGCTTTATGATGTTCTTGTACTACCAAATCTCTACGGTGACATAATAAGCGATCTTGCAGCAGGGCTTATTGGTGGACTTGGACTGGCACCGGGAGCAAACATTGGTGATGAATATGCGGTATTTGAGCCAACCCATGGAAGCGCACCAAAATACAAGGGATTGAACAAAGTAAATCCCTTTGCAATAATATTGAGTGCAGTTATGATGCTGAGACATTTAGGTGAATTTGATGCTGCAAATAAAATAGAAAAAGCTGTAGCTGAAATTATAGAAGAGGGAAAGTTTGTAACCTATGATATGAAAACACCAGATGATCCAAATCCACCTGTGGGAACACAGGAGGTAGCAGAGGCGCTTGTTAAGAAAATTAAATCCTGA
- a CDS encoding homocitrate synthase — MGKVYLIDVTNRDGVQTSRILLPKLSKTMLNLYLDEMGVYQSEIGFPTLKHEVNYINANLELAEMGVFKRIHLEGWARAIPEDVELAFKNCPKIKHLNLSVSTSEIMIQGKFQGRKTWDDIVKGMYNAVKLAKELGAETVGFNAEDASRTELSRLIEFILAGKEAGGDRFRYCDTLGCEDPITIYERIHTLALATKFPIEMHCHNDLGMAEAVSVAGAQGTIEAGVDSYINTTVNGYGERAGNADLVSTILALKFSHGLKEKCPLDEHVNLKMAWKIAKYASYAFNIPIPINQPGVGANAFAHESGIHADGVLKDRANYELYSPEDVGRGEPELLETGRIITTGEYGGIKGFRYVYSKLGIEFHDDNEARKILELVQYANLHTQKPLTDDELRFIAQYPDIVRQILTVTP, encoded by the coding sequence ATGGGAAAAGTTTATCTTATTGATGTAACAAATAGAGATGGGGTTCAGACTTCAAGAATACTTCTACCAAAACTTTCAAAGACAATGCTCAATTTATATCTTGATGAGATGGGCGTTTATCAGAGTGAAATTGGATTTCCTACCCTGAAACATGAAGTTAATTACATTAATGCGAATCTTGAACTTGCTGAGATGGGCGTCTTTAAAAGAATTCATCTTGAAGGATGGGCAAGAGCCATTCCTGAAGATGTTGAGCTTGCATTTAAAAACTGTCCTAAAATTAAACACTTGAATCTCTCCGTCTCAACATCTGAAATTATGATTCAGGGTAAGTTTCAGGGCAGAAAAACATGGGATGACATTGTAAAAGGAATGTATAATGCTGTAAAACTTGCCAAGGAATTAGGAGCAGAAACAGTAGGCTTCAATGCAGAAGATGCATCCAGAACAGAACTCAGCAGACTCATTGAATTCATTCTTGCAGGAAAAGAGGCAGGTGGAGATAGATTCCGTTACTGTGATACACTTGGATGTGAAGACCCGATTACAATTTATGAAAGAATTCATACACTTGCGCTGGCTACAAAATTTCCCATTGAAATGCATTGTCACAATGACCTTGGCATGGCAGAGGCAGTATCTGTTGCAGGAGCTCAGGGTACAATAGAGGCAGGAGTTGACAGTTACATAAATACAACGGTTAATGGATATGGTGAAAGAGCTGGAAATGCTGATCTGGTATCCACAATCTTAGCCCTTAAGTTTTCTCATGGACTGAAGGAAAAATGTCCACTTGATGAACATGTAAATCTTAAAATGGCATGGAAAATTGCCAAATACGCCTCATACGCTTTCAATATCCCCATCCCTATAAATCAGCCAGGTGTTGGTGCAAATGCTTTTGCCCATGAATCAGGAATCCATGCTGATGGAGTTTTAAAAGACAGAGCTAATTATGAACTGTACTCTCCAGAAGATGTTGGTCGTGGAGAACCAGAACTTCTTGAAACAGGAAGAATTATAACAACTGGAGAGTATGGTGGAATAAAAGGATTCAGATATGTATACAGCAAACTTGGAATAGAATTTCACGATGACAATGAAGCAAGAAAAATACTTGAACTTGTTCAGTATGCAAATTTACATACCCAGAAACCTCTTACTGATGATGAACTTAGATTTATAGCACAGTATCCTGACATTGTCAGGCAGATTCTAACAGTAACACCTTAG
- the ilvN gene encoding acetolactate synthase small subunit has translation MRHTISVLVENKFGVLARIAGLFSGRGYNIESLSVGETIDPNISIMTIVTTGDDRVIEQITKQLNRLVDVIKVVDLTEIDHVEREMVLIKVAPRKENRLELLKTVEIFRGRVVDSGPTTYTIEVTGDEKKIQAFIELMKPLGIKEFVRTGKVAIPREISQRK, from the coding sequence GTGAGACACACAATCTCTGTTTTAGTAGAAAACAAATTCGGAGTTTTAGCAAGAATTGCAGGACTGTTCAGCGGCAGGGGTTACAACATAGAAAGTCTTTCAGTGGGAGAAACAATTGATCCAAATATATCAATTATGACAATTGTAACAACAGGCGATGATAGAGTTATTGAACAGATTACAAAGCAACTTAACCGACTTGTTGATGTTATCAAAGTTGTTGATTTAACCGAGATAGACCATGTGGAAAGAGAAATGGTTTTAATTAAAGTTGCACCAAGAAAGGAAAACAGACTTGAGTTATTGAAAACAGTTGAAATATTTCGTGGAAGAGTTGTTGACTCAGGTCCTACAACCTATACAATAGAAGTCACAGGAGATGAAAAAAAGATTCAAGCTTTTATAGAACTTATGAAACCCTTAGGAATAAAAGAGTTTGTGAGAACCGGTAAAGTAGCCATTCCAAGAGAAATATCTCAAAGAAAATAA
- the ilvB gene encoding biosynthetic-type acetolactate synthase large subunit encodes MAKMKGAEILIECLKREGVKHIFGYPGGVILDIFDLLYDDPDIKLILTRHEQGATHAADGYARVSGKPGVVLVTSGPGATNTVTGIATAYMDSVPLVIFTGQVPTFLIGNDAFQEADIVGITRPCTKYNILVKDVKDLAKQVREAFYIATTGRPGPVLVDLPKDVTQGKTEFVWPEKVHIRSYNPTYEGNIYMIKKAAQEIARAKKPVIIAGGGCIISNAHEYLKELAEITQIPVANTLMGLGSFPRTHELSLGMLGMHGTYYANMAVQNSDLIIAIGMRFDDRVTGKADAFAPQAKIIHIDIDPTSIRKNVRVDIPIVGDVSRVLQVLNKIIKEEIKPQWEEIRKAWLKQINQWKKERPLTYEFDPEVIKPQYVIEKIYEITKGDAIITTEVGQNQMWAAQFYKFDKPRRLVTSGGLGTMGYGFPAAIGAQLAFPDMTVIDIAGDGSIQMNIQELATAVVYDLPVKVAIINNSYLGMVRQWQELFYNERYSHTYLSTAPDFVKVAESYGAVGLRATKPSEVEPVIKEALSIRKPVFMDFVVDWKEKVYPMVPPGAPIDQMIFEEKKKERKLKAVK; translated from the coding sequence ATGGCAAAAATGAAAGGTGCAGAAATTTTAATTGAATGTTTGAAAAGGGAGGGAGTAAAACACATTTTTGGTTACCCCGGAGGAGTAATTCTTGACATCTTTGACCTTCTTTACGATGATCCAGATATAAAGCTAATTCTTACAAGACATGAACAGGGAGCTACCCACGCTGCTGATGGATATGCAAGGGTCAGTGGAAAACCAGGCGTTGTTCTGGTTACAAGTGGTCCAGGAGCAACTAATACTGTAACAGGAATAGCGACTGCGTACATGGATTCTGTTCCACTTGTTATCTTTACAGGTCAGGTTCCCACATTTCTTATTGGAAATGATGCCTTTCAGGAAGCAGATATTGTAGGAATTACAAGACCTTGCACCAAATACAATATCCTCGTAAAGGATGTAAAAGATTTAGCAAAACAGGTAAGAGAAGCTTTCTATATTGCCACTACAGGTAGACCAGGTCCTGTGCTTGTTGATCTTCCTAAGGATGTTACTCAGGGTAAGACAGAGTTTGTCTGGCCAGAAAAAGTTCATATAAGAAGTTACAATCCGACCTATGAGGGTAATATTTACATGATAAAAAAAGCAGCACAGGAAATAGCCAGGGCAAAAAAACCTGTCATCATTGCCGGTGGTGGATGTATTATTTCCAATGCACATGAATATCTTAAAGAACTTGCAGAAATTACTCAGATTCCAGTTGCCAATACTCTTATGGGGCTTGGCAGTTTCCCTCGCACCCATGAACTTTCACTTGGAATGCTTGGAATGCATGGAACATATTATGCTAATATGGCAGTTCAGAATTCCGATTTAATCATCGCAATTGGAATGAGATTTGACGACAGAGTAACAGGGAAAGCAGATGCGTTTGCTCCTCAGGCAAAGATTATCCACATAGATATTGATCCTACATCAATTCGTAAGAATGTGAGAGTTGATATCCCAATAGTTGGAGATGTAAGCAGGGTTCTTCAGGTGCTCAATAAAATCATAAAAGAAGAAATTAAGCCTCAGTGGGAGGAGATCAGAAAGGCTTGGCTTAAACAGATAAATCAATGGAAAAAGGAAAGACCGCTTACATATGAATTTGATCCAGAAGTTATAAAGCCCCAGTATGTTATTGAAAAAATATATGAAATTACAAAAGGGGATGCAATTATTACAACAGAAGTTGGACAGAATCAGATGTGGGCAGCTCAGTTTTACAAATTTGACAAACCTCGCAGGCTTGTAACCTCAGGTGGACTTGGAACAATGGGATATGGATTTCCGGCAGCAATTGGTGCGCAGCTTGCCTTTCCTGATATGACAGTTATTGACATAGCAGGTGATGGAAGTATCCAGATGAATATTCAAGAACTTGCAACAGCAGTGGTTTATGATTTACCTGTAAAGGTGGCAATAATTAATAACAGTTATCTTGGAATGGTCAGACAATGGCAAGAACTCTTTTACAATGAAAGATATTCACATACCTATTTAAGCACAGCACCTGATTTTGTAAAAGTCGCAGAATCTTATGGAGCTGTTGGATTGAGAGCAACCAAACCAAGTGAGGTTGAACCTGTAATAAAAGAAGCTTTATCAATAAGAAAGCCTGTATTTATGGATTTTGTTGTTGACTGGAAAGAAAAAGTTTATCCTATGGTGCCGCCAGGAGCTCCAATTGATCAGATGATTTTTGAAGAGAAGAAAAAAGAGCGAAAACTGAAAGCGGTTAAATAG
- a CDS encoding sugar phosphate isomerase/epimerase family protein yields MENIHIHVPYNKIYDYIDIIQKEKLNLEIYFDSQSLDRITTKDIEKLKKTLSYEPCLSFHAPFMDLSPGAVDSKVREITVERFNQVFDIAEILSPKSIVFHSGYEKWKYAFKVKVWLEASLKTWEKILPRGENLKIKIAIENIFEEDPENLQMLMEKIRSPYFGICFDTGHFNLFSKKSIEEWLYSLNDYIIELHLHDNNKQFDEHLCIGSGCFDFEKFFRLFKNENCLHTIEAHTPEDVFKSIKMLEKLIK; encoded by the coding sequence ATGGAAAACATACATATCCATGTACCATATAACAAAATTTATGATTACATTGATATCATTCAAAAAGAAAAACTTAACCTTGAAATATATTTTGACTCTCAATCCCTTGACCGTATTACTACAAAGGATATAGAAAAACTTAAAAAAACTCTATCCTATGAGCCTTGTTTATCTTTCCATGCACCATTTATGGATTTATCTCCCGGTGCAGTTGATTCAAAGGTAAGAGAGATTACAGTTGAAAGATTTAATCAGGTTTTTGACATTGCTGAAATCCTAAGCCCAAAATCAATAGTTTTTCACTCAGGCTATGAAAAATGGAAGTATGCCTTTAAAGTAAAAGTGTGGCTGGAGGCAAGTCTTAAAACATGGGAAAAAATTTTACCAAGAGGGGAAAATTTAAAGATTAAAATTGCCATAGAAAACATTTTTGAAGAAGACCCAGAAAATCTGCAAATGCTTATGGAAAAAATTCGCTCCCCTTATTTTGGAATATGTTTTGATACAGGGCATTTTAATCTCTTTTCAAAAAAAAGCATTGAAGAATGGCTTTATTCGTTGAATGATTATATAATTGAGCTTCACCTCCATGACAACAACAAACAGTTTGATGAACATCTCTGTATTGGAAGTGGTTGCTTTGATTTTGAAAAATTTTTTAGATTATTTAAAAATGAAAATTGTTTACATACAATTGAAGCTCATACTCCTGAAGATGTGTTTAAAAGCATAAAAATGCTTGAAAAATTGATTAAATAG
- a CDS encoding zinc ribbon domain-containing protein gives MPIYEYECMKCHKVHEVIQKFSEEPLKNCPVCGGELKKLISHSSFILKGSGWYVTDYARKNNSGNGSSNSDKTSKKSEEKST, from the coding sequence ATGCCAATTTATGAATATGAATGTATGAAATGCCACAAAGTTCACGAAGTTATTCAGAAATTCAGCGAAGAACCTTTAAAAAATTGTCCTGTCTGCGGAGGAGAGCTTAAAAAACTTATATCCCACTCTTCTTTTATTTTAAAGGGAAGTGGCTGGTATGTGACAGACTATGCAAGAAAAAATAACTCAGGGAATGGTTCTTCCAATTCAGACAAAACTTCCAAAAAATCAGAGGAAAAATCCACTTAG